A genomic stretch from Aedes albopictus strain Foshan chromosome 2, AalbF5, whole genome shotgun sequence includes:
- the LOC109427986 gene encoding uncharacterized protein LOC109427986 isoform X1 encodes MVSFSRKLFTILLTLLYTIKSIENVCSRGYAFYYPKPNFNYFNPNGLTVWYWKLPEVKRFEIKIYINRQYGIINTPYDIYLSTSTISYGKFVANDDKAFIRIGDHLQYDIMLHYGENNCLVISNCYIVIENPTFRVNSVSSNCTNAVKETEPDKLNEDVKLLEGIINDLHSNCSNATTVSNYLFLNFRPASANLDSQQLKIYTLKELQKKLPKMDWKTVLVRAFYYNDGVGFEVKSLLDKLKALQMFKDLARYTVTDLDQQSGIEDDNDESSPIIFHGNAAVGKPKYKSLMGQGL; translated from the exons ATGGTGTCGTTCAGTCGTAAACTATTTACAATTCTATTGACACTGCTTTACACCATAAAATCCATAGAAAATGTCTGCAGTAGGGGATATGCATTTTATTATCCCAAACCAAACTTTAACTATTTCAATCCGAATGGACTAACAGTATGGTATTGGAAGCTACCGGAAGTGAAAAGATTTGAAATCAAAATCTACATAAATAGACAATATGGCATTATCAACACGCCATACGACATATATCTGAGCACCTCGACTATTTCTTACGGAAAGTTTGTCGCAAATGATGACAAGGCTTTCATTAGAATTGGCGATCACCTTCAGTATGACATAATGCTTCATTATGGTGAAAACAATTGTTTAGTAATAAGCAATTGTTACATTGTGATAG AAAATCCAACTTTTCGCGTAAACAGTGTCTCCTCAAATTGTACTAATGCTGTCAAGGAAACAGAACCTGACAAACTGAATGAAGATGTCAAACTATTAGAGGGCATCATAAATGACCTGCACAGCAACTGCAGTAACGCCACGACAGTAAGCAACTACCTGTTCCTGAACTTCCGTCCAGCATCCGCGAATCTCGActctcaacaattgaaaatatacACACTGAAagagcttcagaagaaactgccgAAGATGGACTGGAAAACTGTGCTGGTGAGGGCCTTCTATTACAACGACGGAGTTGGATTTGAAGTAAAGTCTCTGCTGGACAAGTTGAAGGCTTTGCAGATGTTTAAGGACCTGGCCCGGTACACAGTGACCGATTTGGATCAACAGAGTGGAATTGAAGATGATAATGACGAAAGCAGTCCTATAATATTTCATGGGAATGCAGCTGTTGGGAAGCCGAAATATAAATCGTTAATGGGTCAAGGACTttga
- the LOC109427986 gene encoding uncharacterized protein LOC109427986 isoform X2 — MVSFSQNPTFRVNSVSSNCTNAVKETEPDKLNEDVKLLEGIINDLHSNCSNATTVSNYLFLNFRPASANLDSQQLKIYTLKELQKKLPKMDWKTVLVRAFYYNDGVGFEVKSLLDKLKALQMFKDLARYTVTDLDQQSGIEDDNDESSPIIFHGNAAVGKPKYKSLMGQGL, encoded by the exons ATGGTGTCGTTCAGTC AAAATCCAACTTTTCGCGTAAACAGTGTCTCCTCAAATTGTACTAATGCTGTCAAGGAAACAGAACCTGACAAACTGAATGAAGATGTCAAACTATTAGAGGGCATCATAAATGACCTGCACAGCAACTGCAGTAACGCCACGACAGTAAGCAACTACCTGTTCCTGAACTTCCGTCCAGCATCCGCGAATCTCGActctcaacaattgaaaatatacACACTGAAagagcttcagaagaaactgccgAAGATGGACTGGAAAACTGTGCTGGTGAGGGCCTTCTATTACAACGACGGAGTTGGATTTGAAGTAAAGTCTCTGCTGGACAAGTTGAAGGCTTTGCAGATGTTTAAGGACCTGGCCCGGTACACAGTGACCGATTTGGATCAACAGAGTGGAATTGAAGATGATAATGACGAAAGCAGTCCTATAATATTTCATGGGAATGCAGCTGTTGGGAAGCCGAAATATAAATCGTTAATGGGTCAAGGACTttga